The following proteins are encoded in a genomic region of Cryptomeria japonica chromosome 11, Sugi_1.0, whole genome shotgun sequence:
- the LOC131049030 gene encoding vacuolar iron transporter homolog 4 produces MAATKPSQSSETFSSPSAPAASPAPSDVALMADPFKDVEAQVDYGQRGQWLRAAVLGANDGLVSTASLMMGVGAVKPDARAMLLSGLAGLVAGACSMAIGEFVSVYTQLDVELSQIKRENPTEEKEEDGLPNPFQAASASALAFTAGAVVPLLSAAFIESHWVRMGVLVATSSVALAVFGALGGFFGKSPVLKAALRVLFGGWAAMLVTYGILRLFASFGI; encoded by the coding sequence ATGGCAGCCACAAAGCCCTCTCAATCCAGCGAAACTTTCTCTTCCCCAAGTGCCCCTGCAGCATCCCCTGCGCCATCCGACGTGGCACTAATGGCCGACCCATTCAAGGACGTCGAAGCCCAGGTGGACTACGGACAGAGGGGTCAGTGGCTCCGAGCAGCCGTGCTGGGAGCCAACGATGGGCTTGTTTCCACAGCATCCCTCATGATGGGTGTCGGCGCCGTCAAACCCGATGCCCGAGCAATGCTACTTTCCGGCCTTGCGGGGCTCGTGGCCGGTGCATGCAGCATGGCAATCGGAGAATTCGTGTCTGTTTACACACAGCTTGACGTTGAGCTTTCTCAGATAAAGAGAGAAAATCCCaccgaagaaaaagaagaagatgggCTTCCGAATCCGTTTCAGGCGGCTAGTGCTTCGGCCCTGGCTTTTACGGCGGGCGCCGTTGTTCCGTTGCTTTCGGCGGCCTTCATTGAATCGCACTGGGTTCGTATGGGTGTTCTCGTGGCCACCTCTAGCGTTGCTCTTGCTGTTTTCGGAGCTCTGGGAGGTTTTTTTGGAAAATCTCCAGTGCTAAAGGCGGCGCTGCGGGTTCTGTTTGGCGGCTGGGCCGCCATGCTTGTGACTTATGGAATTCTTCGCCTTTTTGCCTCGTTTGGGATCTGA